A region of Bacillus rossius redtenbacheri isolate Brsri chromosome 2, Brsri_v3, whole genome shotgun sequence DNA encodes the following proteins:
- the LOC134529167 gene encoding uncharacterized protein LOC134529167 → MSFKRQTANKIILLNKIKDSRDILFGAFSDKLTKQNKMSAWQEIRDFAASLGVISENKDWTYVRDVVWQNLKKSTMGKVDNSKKTGASGGIDVKLTDVDNIVLDIVGRDSPVVCSLDVPETWAIEQESREVPVNSSFHASSMMVEDLLLTPASLDEDGGTPTSKAAKRKRTNKFQEEEEFLQEKRKLQLEFLKVQIYKTKLDIMYRERQLNLQCSEFTNNIESVGEIEENVLYNE, encoded by the exons ATGAGTTTCAAAAGGCAAACAGCTAACAAAATAATCCTTCTAAACAAAATCAAAGACTCCAGAGATATCTTATTCGGTGCCTTTTCAGACAAATTAACCAAACAAAATAAGATGTCAGCATGGCAGGAAATTCGCGATTTTGCTGCTTCTCTAGGAGTGATTTCTGAAAACAAAGATTGGACCTATGTTCGTGATGTGGTGTGGCAAAATCTGAAGAAATCTACAATG ggcAAAGTGGATAATTCCAAAAAAACTGGAGCATCTGGTGGAATTGATGTCAAGCTGACGGACGTCGACAACATCGTGCTCGACATTGTGGGACGAGATTCCCCAGTTGTGTGCAGTCTTGATGTACCAGAAACGTGGGCCATTGAACAAGAATCTAGGGAAGTCCCTGTAAATTCAAGTTTTCATGCGAGTAGTATGATGGTCGAAGATCTTTTGTTGACTCCTGCAAGTCTCGATGAGGATGGAGGAACTCCAACAAGTAAAG CTGCAAAGAGAAAACGCACCAACAAGTTTCAAGAAGAGGAAGAATTTCTGCAAGAGAAGAGAAAACTTCAACTGGAATTTCTTAAAGTGCAGATATACAAAACTAAATTGGATATAATGTACCGCGAACGACAGTTGAACTTGCAATGTTCTGAATTTACAAACAACATTGAAAGTGTTGGTGAAATTGAGGAAAATGTTTTGTATAATGAATGA